A window from Sinanaerobacter sp. ZZT-01 encodes these proteins:
- a CDS encoding EutP/PduV family microcompartment system protein has product MQKKEVTLKSLKDNGQEIPRMILVGRSHSGKTTLCQYLTNQELHYHKTQTVQFINHCILDTPGEYLEQKGYYGALSVTAADAHVIVLVQDATEDGTMFAPSFGMMFGGKPIVGIITKSDAASKEQIQQAADHLIRAGAKTCFVTSSVKGVGFEPFLKYIKNKVKEGHSL; this is encoded by the coding sequence ATGCAAAAGAAGGAAGTTACCTTAAAATCCTTAAAAGACAATGGACAAGAGATTCCTCGAATGATATTAGTGGGAAGGTCTCACAGCGGAAAAACAACGCTTTGCCAATATTTAACTAATCAGGAGCTTCACTATCATAAAACACAAACCGTACAATTTATTAATCATTGTATTTTAGATACACCGGGTGAATATTTGGAGCAGAAGGGCTATTATGGTGCACTTTCTGTCACAGCAGCAGACGCTCATGTCATAGTGCTTGTGCAGGATGCGACTGAAGACGGCACAATGTTTGCTCCCTCCTTCGGTATGATGTTCGGAGGGAAGCCGATTGTCGGAATCATAACAAAGAGTGATGCCGCAAGCAAGGAGCAAATTCAGCAAGCTGCCGATCATTTGATTCGTGCAGGTGCGAAAACCTGCTTTGTAACGAGCAGTGTGAAAGGCGTGGGATTTGAGCCTTTTCTAAAATATATAAAAAATAAAGTAAAAGAAGGACACAGTTTGTAG
- the eutS gene encoding ethanolamine utilization microcompartment protein EutS, translated as MEEVKQRIIQEFVPGKQVTLAHVIANPNKELYPKLGMVQEKGAIGIMTITPSEGAMIAADVASKAANVSIGFVDRFNGTLVILGDVAAVEAAIKDVMVVLCDKMGFAGTNISKT; from the coding sequence TTGGAAGAGGTAAAACAAAGAATTATACAAGAGTTTGTTCCTGGGAAACAGGTTACGTTAGCACATGTTATTGCAAATCCTAATAAAGAGCTATACCCAAAGTTAGGAATGGTACAGGAAAAAGGTGCAATTGGAATTATGACAATCACGCCCAGTGAGGGAGCAATGATCGCAGCAGATGTCGCATCTAAGGCAGCAAATGTTTCCATTGGATTTGTCGATCGATTTAATGGAACTTTGGTTATACTAGGTGATGTTGCAGCTGTTGAGGCCGCAATCAAGGATGTTATGGTAGTTTTATGTGACAAAATGGGCTTTGCGGGAACGAATATCAGCAAAACATGA
- a CDS encoding ANTAR domain-containing response regulator: MKENGRKGIRVIIAEDEPITRMDLREMLVTAGYNVVGEASEGFDAIELCKKEKPDVVLLDIKMPLLDGLSAAKVIYEERSAQTILLLTAYSDSEFIRSATDIGVAGYMVKPIDEKSLVPNIEIAVARSREMALVKKECEYISQRLENRTVIEKAKGHLMESMQISEAEAYEYIKNLSKEKKVSMKRIAEIILT; the protein is encoded by the coding sequence ATGAAGGAAAATGGAAGAAAAGGAATTCGGGTAATCATCGCCGAAGATGAACCCATAACTAGAATGGATTTACGTGAAATGCTCGTTACCGCAGGATACAATGTAGTCGGTGAGGCATCAGAAGGATTTGATGCAATCGAACTTTGTAAAAAAGAAAAACCAGATGTTGTCCTTTTGGATATTAAGATGCCGTTGCTGGACGGACTGTCTGCTGCAAAAGTCATTTATGAAGAAAGAAGTGCACAGACCATTTTATTATTGACGGCTTACAGTGACAGCGAATTTATAAGAAGCGCCACAGATATTGGGGTGGCCGGATATATGGTAAAGCCAATTGATGAAAAATCTTTAGTTCCGAATATTGAAATTGCAGTTGCAAGGAGCAGAGAAATGGCTCTGGTAAAAAAAGAATGCGAATATATATCACAAAGACTGGAAAATAGAACGGTAATTGAAAAAGCAAAAGGGCATTTGATGGAGTCAATGCAAATATCGGAGGCAGAAGCTTACGAATATATCAAAAATTTAAGCAAAGAAAAGAAAGTCTCTATGAAGCGTATTGCAGAAATCATATTGACTTAG